A portion of the Burkholderia pseudomultivorans genome contains these proteins:
- a CDS encoding IclR family transcriptional regulator, producing MSPQSNRAALPLSGQENAGWHEGPAGDSERPEGGPASGAMVVPLARSLAILAAFSPHEPWLGNQELVIETGIPAPTVSRMARSLVALGYLHYSPQRRKYRLAAPVLSLGYAAIAHSNVQLLARLEMQAFANANETYVMLGTRDRLDVIVLETCAGKPASVDLKLYAGTRLRIASSPMGWALLAALPELERFYLLGNIERKTGRDWPTLRRRISEGISQVHNVGYCMSLGEWEPDLTILAVPLVVQDHTPLVLACVGRSARLGRARVERELGPRLVAAAQHLQEQAVVTD from the coding sequence ATGTCGCCGCAGTCGAACCGGGCAGCGCTGCCCCTGTCAGGACAGGAAAACGCGGGTTGGCACGAGGGGCCCGCCGGAGACAGCGAGCGTCCGGAAGGCGGGCCCGCGTCCGGCGCGATGGTCGTTCCGCTCGCGCGCAGCCTGGCGATCCTCGCCGCGTTTTCGCCGCACGAGCCGTGGCTCGGCAATCAGGAACTCGTGATCGAGACGGGCATCCCCGCACCGACGGTGTCGCGGATGGCGCGCTCGCTCGTCGCGCTCGGCTATCTCCACTATTCGCCGCAGCGTCGCAAGTATCGGCTGGCCGCGCCCGTGCTGTCGCTCGGCTATGCGGCGATCGCGCATTCGAACGTGCAGCTGCTGGCGCGGCTCGAGATGCAGGCGTTCGCGAACGCGAACGAAACCTACGTGATGCTCGGCACGCGCGACCGCCTCGACGTGATCGTGCTGGAGACGTGTGCGGGCAAGCCGGCCTCGGTCGATCTCAAGCTCTATGCGGGCACGCGGCTGCGCATCGCGTCTTCGCCGATGGGCTGGGCCTTGCTGGCCGCGCTGCCGGAACTCGAGCGCTTCTACCTGCTCGGCAATATCGAACGCAAGACCGGCCGCGACTGGCCGACGCTGCGCCGCCGCATCAGCGAAGGCATTTCCCAGGTGCACAACGTCGGCTACTGCATGTCGCTCGGCGAATGGGAGCCGGACCTGACGATCCTCGCGGTGCCGCTGGTGGTGCAGGATCACACGCCGCTCGTGCTGGCCTGTGTCGGGCGCAGCGCCCGGCTCGGGCGCGCGCGCGTCGAACGCGAACTCGGGCCGAGGCTGGTGGCCGCGGCCCAGCATCTGCAGGAGCAGGCGGTCGTGACCGACTGA
- a CDS encoding pyruvate carboxylase — protein sequence MAAVTPTPIQSILIANRSEISIRVMRAAAELNMRTVAVYSKEDRLALHRFKADESYLIGEGKKPLAAYLDIDDILRVARQARVDAIHPGYGFLSENPDFAQAVIDAGIRWIGPSPDVMRTLGNKVAARNAAIAAGVPVMPATAPLPDDLDACKALAAEVGYPLMLKASWGGGGRGMRVLENAQDLETLLPVARREALAAFGNDEVYVEKLVRNARHVEVQVLGDMHGTVVHLHERDCTVQRRNQKVVERAPAPYLDRDGRHALCEAALRLMRAVGYTHAGTVEFLMDADTNQFYFIEVNPRIQVEHTVTEMITGIDIVKAQIRITEGGRIGLAEDVADSDGAIVERAAGVPAQQDIPLNGHALQCRITTEDPENDFLPDYGRLTAYRSAAGFGVRLDAGTAYGGAVITPYYDSLLVKVTTWAPTAAESIHRMDRALREFRIRGVTSNLQFLENVINHPAFVAGDVTTRFIDRTPELLAFAKRGDRATKLLRYLGELNVNGNAEMNGRTLPALPLPKPVLPKVDTARAIPAGTRDRLRELGPEKFAQWMLERKQVLLTDTTMRDAHQSLFATRMRTADMLPIAPFYARELSQLFSLECWGGATFDVALRFLKEDPWERLAQLRERVPNILFQMLLRGSNAVGYTNYADNVVRFFVKQAASAGVDVFRVFDSLNWVRNMRVAIDAVGESGMLCEGAICYTGDLFDASRSKYDLKYYVGIARELQQAGVHVLGIKDMAGICRPQAAATLVKALKEETGLPVHFHTHDTSGIAAASVLAAIGAGCDAVDGALDAMSGLTSQPNLSSIAAALAGSERDPGLDPDRLHEASMYWEGVRRYYAPFESEIRAGTADVYRHEMPGGQYTNLREQARSLGIDHRWTEVSRAYADVNRLFGDIVKVTPTSKVVGDMALMMVANDLSVDDVRNPDKDIAFPESVVSLFKGELGFPPDGFPAELSRKVLKSEPPAPYRPGDQLPPVDLDAVRVQAEAACEQPLDDRQLASYLMYPKQTVDYYAHVRAYSDTSVVPTPAFLYGLQPQEEAAIEISPGKTLLVSLQGQHADAQDGIVKVQFELNGQPRSALVEQKTVVQAGKERHGLQRADPGNPLHVAAPMPGSVVTVAVQPGQRVTAGTTLIALEAMKMETHIAAERDCEIAAVHVKPGERVAAKDLLIELKGAA from the coding sequence ATGGCTGCCGTGACGCCTACCCCCATCCAGTCCATCCTGATCGCGAACCGCTCGGAAATCTCGATTCGCGTGATGCGTGCCGCCGCCGAGCTGAACATGCGTACGGTGGCGGTGTATTCGAAGGAAGACCGCCTCGCGCTGCATCGCTTCAAGGCCGACGAGAGCTACCTGATCGGCGAAGGCAAGAAGCCGCTCGCCGCCTATCTCGACATCGACGACATCCTGCGCGTCGCGCGCCAGGCCAGGGTCGACGCGATCCATCCCGGCTACGGCTTCCTGTCGGAGAACCCCGATTTCGCGCAGGCCGTGATCGACGCGGGCATCCGCTGGATCGGCCCGTCGCCCGACGTGATGCGCACGCTCGGCAACAAGGTCGCGGCGCGCAATGCGGCGATCGCGGCCGGCGTGCCGGTGATGCCGGCCACCGCGCCGCTGCCGGACGATCTCGACGCGTGCAAGGCGCTGGCCGCCGAGGTCGGCTATCCGCTGATGCTGAAGGCGAGCTGGGGCGGCGGCGGGCGCGGCATGCGCGTGCTGGAAAACGCGCAGGACCTCGAGACGCTGCTGCCGGTCGCCCGCCGCGAAGCGCTGGCCGCGTTCGGCAACGACGAGGTCTACGTCGAGAAGCTCGTGCGCAATGCGCGGCACGTCGAAGTGCAGGTGCTCGGCGACATGCACGGCACGGTCGTGCATCTGCACGAGCGCGACTGCACGGTGCAGCGCCGTAACCAGAAGGTCGTCGAACGTGCGCCGGCGCCGTATCTCGATCGCGACGGCCGGCACGCGCTGTGCGAGGCGGCGCTGCGGCTGATGCGCGCGGTCGGCTATACGCATGCGGGCACCGTCGAATTCCTGATGGATGCCGACACGAACCAGTTCTACTTCATCGAAGTGAACCCGCGCATCCAGGTCGAACATACGGTGACCGAAATGATCACCGGCATCGACATCGTGAAGGCGCAGATCCGCATCACCGAGGGCGGCAGGATCGGGTTGGCGGAAGACGTTGCGGACAGCGACGGCGCGATCGTCGAGCGCGCGGCCGGCGTGCCGGCGCAGCAGGACATCCCGCTGAACGGCCATGCGCTGCAATGCCGGATCACGACCGAGGATCCGGAGAACGACTTCCTGCCCGACTACGGCCGGCTCACCGCCTACCGCAGCGCGGCGGGCTTCGGCGTGCGGCTCGACGCGGGCACCGCGTACGGCGGCGCGGTGATCACGCCGTACTACGATTCGCTGCTCGTCAAGGTCACCACGTGGGCGCCGACCGCGGCCGAATCGATTCATCGGATGGATCGCGCGCTGCGCGAATTCCGCATTCGCGGCGTCACGTCGAACCTGCAGTTTCTCGAGAACGTGATCAATCATCCGGCGTTCGTCGCCGGTGACGTGACGACGCGCTTCATCGACAGGACGCCGGAACTGCTCGCGTTCGCGAAGCGCGGCGACCGCGCGACCAAGCTGCTGCGCTATCTCGGCGAGCTGAACGTGAACGGCAACGCGGAGATGAACGGCCGCACGCTGCCGGCGCTGCCGTTGCCGAAGCCGGTGCTGCCGAAGGTCGATACGGCGCGGGCGATTCCCGCCGGCACGCGCGACCGCCTGCGCGAACTCGGCCCGGAAAAATTCGCGCAGTGGATGCTCGAGCGCAAGCAGGTGCTGCTGACCGACACGACGATGCGCGACGCGCACCAGTCGCTGTTCGCGACGCGCATGCGCACGGCCGACATGCTGCCGATCGCGCCGTTCTACGCGCGCGAGCTGTCGCAGCTGTTCTCGCTCGAATGCTGGGGCGGCGCGACCTTCGACGTCGCGCTGCGCTTCCTGAAGGAAGACCCGTGGGAGCGCCTTGCGCAGCTGCGCGAGCGCGTGCCGAACATCCTGTTCCAGATGCTGCTGCGCGGCTCGAACGCGGTCGGCTATACGAACTATGCGGACAACGTCGTGCGCTTCTTCGTGAAGCAGGCCGCGAGCGCGGGCGTCGACGTGTTCCGCGTGTTCGATTCGCTGAACTGGGTGCGCAACATGCGCGTCGCGATCGACGCGGTCGGCGAGAGCGGCATGCTCTGCGAAGGCGCGATCTGCTACACCGGCGACCTGTTCGACGCGTCGCGCTCCAAATACGACCTCAAGTACTACGTCGGCATCGCGCGCGAACTGCAGCAGGCCGGCGTGCACGTGCTCGGCATCAAGGACATGGCCGGAATCTGTCGTCCGCAGGCAGCCGCCACGCTCGTGAAGGCGCTCAAGGAGGAAACCGGACTGCCCGTGCATTTCCATACGCACGACACGAGCGGCATCGCTGCGGCCTCGGTGCTGGCCGCGATCGGCGCGGGCTGCGACGCGGTGGACGGCGCGCTCGACGCGATGAGCGGGCTCACGTCGCAGCCGAATCTGTCGAGCATCGCGGCGGCGCTCGCCGGCAGCGAGCGCGACCCGGGGCTCGATCCCGATCGCCTGCACGAGGCGTCGATGTACTGGGAAGGCGTGCGCCGCTATTACGCGCCGTTCGAATCGGAGATTCGCGCGGGCACCGCCGACGTCTATCGGCACGAGATGCCGGGCGGCCAGTACACGAACCTGCGCGAGCAGGCGCGCTCGCTCGGCATCGATCATCGCTGGACCGAGGTGTCGCGCGCGTACGCGGACGTGAACCGGCTGTTCGGCGACATCGTGAAGGTCACGCCGACCTCGAAGGTGGTCGGCGACATGGCGCTGATGATGGTCGCGAACGACCTGAGCGTGGACGACGTGCGCAACCCGGACAAGGACATCGCGTTCCCCGAGTCGGTCGTGTCGCTGTTCAAGGGCGAGCTCGGCTTTCCGCCGGACGGCTTCCCGGCGGAACTGTCGCGCAAGGTGCTGAAGAGCGAACCGCCGGCGCCGTACCGCCCCGGCGATCAGCTTCCGCCCGTCGATCTCGACGCGGTGCGCGTGCAGGCCGAGGCCGCGTGCGAGCAGCCGCTCGACGACCGGCAGCTGGCGTCGTACCTGATGTATCCGAAGCAGACGGTCGACTACTACGCGCACGTGCGTGCGTACAGCGACACGTCGGTGGTGCCGACGCCGGCGTTCCTGTACGGCCTGCAGCCGCAGGAGGAGGCGGCGATCGAGATCTCGCCGGGCAAGACGCTGCTCGTGTCGCTGCAAGGGCAGCACGCCGATGCGCAGGACGGCATCGTGAAGGTGCAGTTCGAGCTGAACGGCCAGCCGCGCTCGGCGCTCGTCGAGCAGAAGACGGTCGTGCAGGCCGGCAAGGAACGGCACGGGCTGCAGCGCGCCGATCCGGGCAACCCGCTGCACGTGGCCGCGCCGATGCCCGGTTCGGTGGTGACGGTGGCCGTGCAGCCGGGCCAGCGCGTGACGGCCGGCACGACGCTGATCGCACTTGAAGCGATGAAGATGGAAACCCACATCGCGGCCGAGCGCGACTGCGAAATCGCGGCCGTGCATGTGAAGCCCGGCGAGCGCGTCGCGGCGAAGGATCTGCTGATCGAGCTGAAGGGCGCGGCGTAA
- a CDS encoding acyl-CoA dehydrogenase family protein gives MIRDQETLNGLLDSIARFVRERLVPNEELVAETDEIPDDIVADMKALGLFGLTIPERFGGLELTMEEEVLAVFELCQASPVFRSLLGTTVGIGSQGILFDGTPEQQEKYLPRLATGELIASFALTEPEAGSDAASLRTTAIRDGDDYVVNGTKRFITNAPHAGIFTLMARTNPDDKGSGGISAFIVDAKSPGISFGKRDKKMGQKGAHTCDVIFDNVRVPAANLIGGKEGQGFKTAMKVLDKGRIHIAAVCVAVAERMLSMALAYAMERKQFGKPIADFQLVQAMLADSKAEIYAARCMVLDAARRRDDKLPVSTEASCAKLFASEMCGRVADRAVQIFGGAGYMAEYAIERFYRDVRLFRIYEGTTQIQQIVIARNMVRDAQ, from the coding sequence ATGATTCGCGATCAAGAAACGCTCAACGGCCTGCTCGACTCCATCGCCCGGTTCGTGCGCGAGCGGCTCGTGCCCAACGAGGAGCTCGTGGCCGAAACCGACGAGATTCCCGACGACATCGTCGCCGACATGAAGGCGCTGGGCCTGTTCGGCCTGACGATTCCGGAGCGCTTCGGCGGCCTCGAGCTGACGATGGAGGAGGAGGTGCTGGCGGTGTTCGAGCTGTGCCAGGCTTCGCCGGTATTTCGCTCGCTGCTCGGCACGACCGTGGGCATCGGCTCGCAAGGCATCCTGTTCGACGGCACGCCCGAGCAACAGGAGAAGTACCTGCCGCGCCTCGCGACCGGTGAGCTGATCGCCTCCTTCGCGCTGACCGAACCGGAAGCCGGCTCCGACGCGGCGTCGTTGCGCACCACCGCGATCCGCGACGGCGACGACTACGTCGTGAACGGCACCAAGCGCTTCATCACGAACGCGCCGCATGCGGGCATCTTCACGCTGATGGCGCGGACCAACCCCGACGACAAGGGCTCGGGCGGCATCTCGGCGTTCATCGTCGATGCGAAGTCGCCCGGCATCAGCTTCGGCAAGCGCGACAAGAAGATGGGACAGAAAGGCGCCCATACCTGCGACGTGATCTTCGACAACGTGCGCGTGCCGGCCGCGAACCTGATCGGCGGCAAGGAAGGGCAGGGCTTCAAGACGGCGATGAAGGTGCTCGACAAGGGGCGCATCCATATCGCGGCCGTCTGCGTGGCCGTGGCCGAGCGGATGCTGTCGATGGCGCTGGCCTATGCGATGGAGCGCAAGCAGTTCGGCAAGCCGATCGCCGATTTCCAGCTCGTGCAGGCGATGCTCGCCGACAGCAAGGCCGAGATCTACGCGGCGCGCTGCATGGTGCTGGACGCCGCGCGCCGGCGCGACGACAAGCTGCCGGTCAGCACCGAGGCGTCGTGCGCGAAGCTGTTCGCGTCCGAGATGTGCGGCCGCGTGGCCGACCGCGCGGTGCAGATTTTCGGCGGCGCCGGCTACATGGCCGAATATGCGATCGAGCGTTTCTATCGCGACGTGCGACTGTTCCGCATCTACGAGGGCACGACGCAGATCCAGCAGATCGTGATTGCGCGGAACATGGTGCGCGACGCGCAATAA
- a CDS encoding MaoC/PaaZ C-terminal domain-containing protein — translation MPLQPDHLLSRPFPPIEHAYSLRDTQLYALGVGLGADPVDAGQLRYVYEGRDGTALRALPTMANVLAYPGFWAREPDTGITWQKILHAEQEIRIHAPLPASGRVTGTTRITGLWDKGADKGAFLQQTREIADAGTGRLLATVVQLSLLRGDGGFGAGGSTEPLPAPHAMPDGAPDHVCELSTPAHLALIYRLSGDLNPLHADPAVASAAGFARPILHGMALMGVAAHAVLRTVLAYDDTRFAGMRVRFTAPAWPGDTLRTEMWVRGHTVSLRVTAVERNVVVLSNARVDLR, via the coding sequence ATGCCGCTCCAGCCCGATCACCTGCTGTCCCGTCCGTTCCCGCCCATCGAGCATGCGTACTCGCTGCGCGATACGCAGCTCTACGCGCTCGGCGTGGGCCTCGGCGCCGATCCGGTCGACGCGGGACAACTGCGTTACGTCTACGAAGGCCGCGACGGCACGGCGCTGCGCGCGCTGCCGACCATGGCGAACGTGCTCGCCTATCCCGGTTTCTGGGCACGCGAGCCGGACACCGGCATCACCTGGCAAAAGATCCTGCATGCGGAACAGGAGATCCGGATTCACGCGCCGTTGCCGGCCAGCGGCCGCGTCACGGGCACGACGCGCATCACCGGCCTGTGGGACAAGGGCGCGGACAAGGGCGCGTTCCTGCAGCAGACGCGCGAGATCGCCGATGCCGGCACGGGCCGCCTGCTCGCGACCGTCGTGCAGCTGAGCCTGCTGCGCGGCGACGGCGGATTCGGCGCGGGCGGCAGCACCGAGCCGCTGCCGGCGCCCCACGCGATGCCCGACGGCGCGCCGGACCACGTGTGCGAGCTGAGCACGCCCGCCCACCTGGCGCTGATCTATCGTCTGAGCGGCGACCTGAATCCGCTGCACGCGGACCCGGCGGTCGCCTCGGCGGCCGGCTTTGCGCGCCCGATCCTGCACGGCATGGCGCTGATGGGCGTGGCCGCGCACGCGGTGCTGCGCACGGTGCTGGCCTACGACGACACGCGCTTCGCGGGCATGCGCGTGCGCTTCACTGCGCCGGCCTGGCCGGGCGACACGCTGCGCACCGAGATGTGGGTGCGCGGCCATACGGTTTCGCTGCGCGTCACGGCCGTGGAGCGCAACGTGGTGGTTTTGAGCAATGCGCGGGTCGACCTGCGCTGA
- a CDS encoding SDR family NAD(P)-dependent oxidoreductase: MDLGLTGKVAIVTGSARGLGAATARRLAQEGASVVVTDINAELAQATTRALQDEGLAAHCIVGDITRAADVQRLVDETVAHFGGVHILVNNAGAPRDKYLVKMSEDDWDFVMNVMLKGAFLAAKAVMPHFIEQGWGRLINISSRAYLGNPTQANYSAAKAGLIGMAKALSMEEGRYGITANCVAPGFMETEMVQALPTYETIKERAVAAQPIKRVGRPDDIADAVAFLASERAGFISGEVLHVTGGRYG, from the coding sequence ATGGATCTGGGTTTGACCGGCAAGGTCGCCATCGTTACCGGCTCGGCGCGCGGCCTCGGCGCGGCCACCGCGCGCCGGCTCGCGCAGGAAGGCGCGAGCGTCGTCGTCACCGACATCAATGCCGAGCTGGCGCAAGCCACCACCCGAGCGCTGCAGGACGAAGGGTTGGCCGCGCACTGCATCGTCGGCGACATCACGCGCGCGGCCGACGTGCAGCGCCTCGTCGATGAAACGGTCGCGCATTTCGGCGGCGTGCACATCCTCGTGAACAACGCGGGCGCGCCGCGCGACAAGTACCTCGTGAAGATGAGCGAGGACGACTGGGACTTCGTGATGAACGTCATGCTCAAGGGCGCGTTCCTGGCGGCGAAGGCGGTGATGCCGCACTTCATCGAGCAGGGCTGGGGCCGGCTCATCAACATCAGCTCGCGCGCCTACCTCGGCAACCCGACGCAGGCCAACTACTCGGCCGCCAAGGCCGGCCTGATCGGCATGGCCAAGGCGCTGTCGATGGAGGAAGGCCGCTACGGGATCACCGCGAACTGCGTCGCGCCGGGCTTCATGGAAACGGAAATGGTGCAGGCGCTGCCGACCTACGAAACGATCAAGGAGCGTGCGGTGGCCGCGCAGCCGATCAAGCGCGTCGGGCGTCCGGACGACATCGCCGACGCGGTGGCGTTCCTCGCCAGCGAGCGCGCCGGCTTCATCAGCGGCGAAGTGCTGCACGTGACCGGCGGACGCTACGGCTGA
- a CDS encoding acetyl-CoA C-acetyltransferase has protein sequence MKRAAIVSPLRTPVGAFGGTLKGVPVEELGATVARAIVERTGLDPARLDDVVFAQSYASGETPCTGRWVALQAGFPIEVAGMQLDRRCGGGVQALATAAMMVQTGAADVVMAGGVESMSNVEFYTTDMRWGKRAGSVTMHDRLDRGRERSQPESRFGRISGMIETAETLAREYDITREASDRFAARSHRCAAAAQQAGHFDGEIVPVSVPQRKGDALIVAQDEGVRGDTTPESLARLRTIMKDGVVTAGNACQQNDAAAACLIVAEDKLDELGLTPIGWLVGWAAAGCDPARMGIGPVPAVQKVLARTGLRFDQMDLIELNEAFACQALACVKGWGSSMDALEDKLNVNGSGISLGHPVGATGVRIATTLLHEMQRRKVRYGLETMCIGGGQGIAMIVERA, from the coding sequence ATGAAACGAGCAGCCATCGTCTCTCCGCTGCGCACCCCGGTGGGCGCGTTCGGCGGAACGTTGAAGGGCGTTCCCGTCGAGGAACTCGGCGCCACCGTCGCGCGCGCCATCGTCGAGCGTACCGGGCTCGACCCGGCGCGCCTCGACGACGTCGTGTTCGCGCAAAGCTACGCGAGCGGCGAGACGCCGTGTACGGGGCGCTGGGTCGCGCTGCAGGCCGGCTTCCCGATCGAAGTGGCCGGCATGCAGCTGGACCGCCGCTGCGGCGGCGGCGTGCAGGCGCTCGCCACCGCGGCGATGATGGTGCAGACCGGCGCGGCCGACGTCGTGATGGCCGGCGGCGTCGAAAGCATGAGCAACGTCGAGTTCTATACGACCGACATGCGCTGGGGCAAGCGCGCCGGTTCGGTCACGATGCACGACCGGCTCGACCGCGGCCGCGAGCGCTCGCAGCCGGAAAGCCGCTTTGGCCGCATCAGCGGCATGATCGAGACGGCCGAGACGCTGGCGCGCGAGTACGACATCACGCGCGAGGCGTCCGACCGGTTCGCCGCGCGCAGCCACCGGTGCGCCGCGGCCGCGCAGCAGGCCGGCCATTTCGATGGCGAGATCGTTCCCGTCTCGGTACCGCAGCGCAAGGGCGATGCGCTGATCGTCGCGCAGGACGAAGGCGTGCGCGGCGACACGACGCCGGAGAGCCTCGCCAGGCTGCGCACCATCATGAAGGACGGCGTCGTCACGGCCGGCAACGCATGCCAGCAGAACGACGCGGCCGCCGCCTGCCTGATCGTCGCCGAGGACAAGCTCGACGAACTCGGCCTCACGCCGATCGGCTGGCTGGTCGGCTGGGCCGCTGCCGGCTGCGATCCGGCGCGCATGGGCATCGGTCCCGTGCCTGCCGTGCAGAAGGTGCTCGCACGCACGGGCCTGCGCTTCGACCAGATGGACCTGATCGAGCTCAACGAAGCGTTCGCGTGCCAGGCGCTCGCCTGCGTCAAGGGCTGGGGCAGCTCGATGGACGCGCTCGAGGACAAGCTCAACGTGAACGGCTCGGGCATCTCGCTCGGTCACCCGGTGGGCGCGACGGGCGTGCGCATCGCGACCACGCTGCTGCACGAGATGCAGCGCCGCAAGGTGCGCTACGGCCTCGAAACGATGTGCATCGGCGGCGGCCAGGGCATCGCGATGATCGTCGAGCGCGCCTGA
- a CDS encoding AMP-binding protein: MTDHESARVWQPGQRELQNAGIVTLMRALGVPSYEELMRVSIDEPERYWQTVMRECAIAWDVPPTGYVDLSRGPQFPSWFPGGRLNWVNTIYGWARHPATAQQKAVVAEREDGSVSEVTYAELEQRVRDFAAGLAQRGVKQGDRIGLLMENGIEATVSLLAIVHLGALVVPLFSGFGVDAIVARLSAAEARIVIASTGFSRRTKRVDVQGALRDAWRQLPLLEHVIWKRGEGDTAQDARDLDWQDTARAAAGHAIEPVSVTPDTPFMVIYTSGTTGKPKGVVHTHGSFPIKIAHDSLVHFDVHPGDVYCWPADMGWIAGTLVLGCALLRGATLVCYDGAPDYPDWSRMSRVVERHRVTHFGSAPTLIRGMASHEALALAGDRSTVRLLITAGEGIAPEHFNWFLQRFGDGTAPVINYTGGTEASGALLASVPIRPIPPSGFNTVSPGVAADVVNADGVSVTGEVGELAIRAPFVGMTQSFWRDDERYLETYWQTIPGIWVHGDLALRTPDGNYFMMGRSDDTLKVAGKRLGPAEVEEVVLELQDVAEAAAIGVADADKGQKLVVFIVPKPDAAIAGADLEALVSGHVDKRLGRPFRPGRVHVVAQLPKTRSSKIMRRVIRSVYCGQPPGDLSSLDNPGALDEVRAAATSA; this comes from the coding sequence ATGACCGACCATGAATCCGCCCGCGTGTGGCAACCCGGCCAGCGCGAGCTGCAGAACGCCGGCATCGTGACGCTGATGCGCGCGCTCGGCGTGCCGTCGTATGAAGAACTGATGCGCGTGTCGATCGACGAGCCCGAGCGCTACTGGCAGACCGTGATGCGCGAATGCGCGATCGCGTGGGACGTGCCGCCCACGGGCTACGTCGACCTGTCGCGCGGCCCGCAGTTTCCGAGCTGGTTCCCCGGCGGCAGGCTCAACTGGGTCAACACGATCTACGGCTGGGCGCGCCACCCCGCCACCGCGCAGCAGAAGGCCGTGGTGGCCGAGCGCGAGGACGGCAGCGTGAGCGAAGTGACCTATGCCGAACTCGAACAGCGTGTGCGCGATTTTGCGGCGGGGCTCGCGCAGCGCGGCGTCAAGCAGGGCGACCGCATCGGCCTGCTGATGGAGAACGGCATCGAGGCGACCGTCTCGCTGCTCGCGATCGTGCATCTCGGCGCGCTCGTCGTGCCGCTGTTCAGCGGCTTCGGCGTCGATGCGATCGTCGCGCGCCTGTCGGCGGCCGAAGCGCGCATCGTGATCGCGTCGACCGGCTTCTCGCGCCGCACCAAGCGCGTGGACGTCCAGGGCGCGCTGCGCGATGCGTGGCGTCAATTGCCGCTGCTCGAACACGTGATCTGGAAGCGCGGCGAAGGCGACACCGCGCAGGACGCACGCGACCTCGACTGGCAGGACACGGCGCGCGCCGCAGCCGGCCACGCGATCGAACCGGTGTCGGTCACGCCCGATACGCCGTTCATGGTGATCTATACGTCGGGCACCACCGGCAAGCCGAAGGGCGTGGTCCATACGCACGGCAGCTTCCCGATCAAGATCGCGCACGATTCGCTCGTCCATTTCGACGTGCATCCCGGCGACGTCTACTGCTGGCCCGCCGACATGGGCTGGATCGCCGGCACGCTGGTACTCGGCTGCGCGCTGCTGCGCGGCGCGACGCTCGTGTGCTACGACGGCGCGCCCGACTATCCCGACTGGTCGCGCATGTCGCGCGTGGTGGAACGCCACCGCGTCACGCACTTCGGCTCGGCGCCGACGCTGATCCGCGGCATGGCCAGCCACGAAGCGCTGGCGCTCGCAGGCGACCGCTCGACCGTGCGCCTGCTGATCACGGCCGGCGAAGGCATCGCACCCGAGCATTTCAACTGGTTCCTGCAGCGCTTCGGCGACGGCACCGCGCCCGTCATCAACTACACCGGCGGCACCGAGGCGTCGGGCGCACTGCTCGCGAGCGTGCCGATCCGGCCGATTCCGCCGAGCGGCTTCAATACCGTGTCGCCCGGCGTCGCCGCCGACGTCGTGAATGCCGACGGCGTCAGCGTGACCGGCGAAGTCGGCGAGCTGGCGATCCGTGCGCCGTTCGTCGGCATGACGCAATCGTTCTGGCGCGACGACGAGCGCTATCTGGAAACCTACTGGCAGACCATTCCCGGCATCTGGGTGCACGGCGACCTGGCGCTGCGCACGCCCGACGGCAACTACTTCATGATGGGCCGCTCCGACGACACGCTGAAGGTCGCCGGCAAGCGCCTCGGGCCCGCCGAGGTCGAGGAAGTCGTGCTCGAACTGCAGGACGTGGCCGAGGCCGCTGCGATCGGCGTGGCCGATGCGGACAAGGGGCAGAAGCTCGTCGTGTTCATCGTGCCGAAGCCCGACGCCGCCATCGCCGGCGCCGATCTCGAGGCCCTCGTGTCGGGCCACGTCGACAAGCGACTCGGTCGCCCGTTCCGGCCGGGCCGCGTGCACGTGGTCGCGCAGCTGCCGAAGACGCGCAGTTCCAAGATCATGCGGCGCGTGATCCGCAGCGTGTACTGCGGGCAGCCGCCGGGCGACCTGTCGTCGCTCGACAATCCCGGCGCGCTCGACGAAGTGCGCGCGGCCGCGACCTCCGCCTGA